Proteins from one Carassius auratus strain Wakin linkage group LG28B, ASM336829v1, whole genome shotgun sequence genomic window:
- the LOC113067680 gene encoding dnaJ homolog subfamily B member 1-like, with amino-acid sequence MGKDYYRVLGIEKGATDEEIKKAYRKQALRFHPDKNKSAGAEDKFKEIAEAYDVLSDAKKKDIYDRCGEDGLKGHAGGGCNGPSYTFHGDPHAMFAEFFGGRSPFDQFFASAGGTDDMDIDDPFAAFGMGGFPRSFKSRGGGVHGGRVKKKDPPVVHELKVSLEEVFSGCTKKMKISRKRLNPDGCTVRTEDKILTVDIKRGWKEGTKITFPKEGDETPTNIPADIVFVVKDKVHPVFRRDGSDIIYPARISLREALCGCSISAPTLDGRTVTVTSRDVIKPGMKKRIVGEGLPLSKCPEKRGDMVLDFSVKFPDKLGPSARESLVQILPP; translated from the exons ATGGGTAAAGATTATTACAGGGTCCTGGGGATAGAGAAGGGCGCCACGGACGAGGAGATCAAGAAAGCCTACAGAAAACAAGCTTTGAGGTTTCATCCCGACAAAAACAAATCAGCCGGAGCAGAAGACAAATTCAAAGAGATCGCCGAAGCCTACGATGTCCTGAGCGATGCCAAGAAGAAAGACATCTATGACAGATGTGGAGAGGATG GGCTCAAGGGACACGCCGGAGGTGGCTGCAATGGCCCGAGCTATACTTTTCACGGCGATCCTCACGCCATGTTTGCGGAGTTCTTCGGTGGCCGCAGCCCGTTCGATCAGTTTTTCGCGTCTGCTGGGGGCACGGATGACATGGACATTGACGACCCCTTTGCAGCCTTCGGGATGGGCGGATTTCCAAGATCTTTTAAATCTCGAGGAGGCGGTGTGCACGGGGGACGAGTAAAGAAGAAAGATCCCCCAGTAGTGCACGAGCTCAAGGTGAGTCTGGAAGAAGTGTTCTCTGGTTGCACAAAAAAGATGAAGATCTCTCGCAAGAGGCTTAACCCAGACGGCTGCACAGTGCGCACCGAAGACAAGATCCTCACTGTGGACATCAAGCGTGGCTGGAAGGAGGGGACTAAGATTACCTTTCCCAAAGAGGGAGATGAGACGCCAACCAACATCCCTGCCGACATAGTGTTTGTGGTTAAGGACAAGGTTCACCCAGTTTTTAGGAGAGACGGCTCTGACATCATCTACCCTGCAAGGATATCCCTCCGAGAG GCTCTCTGCGGCTGCTCCATCAGCGCCCCCACCTTGGACGGAAGAACTGTCACAGTGACATCACGTGATGTCATCAAACCCGGTATGAAGAAGAGGATTGTGGGAGAAGGACTGCCACTGTCCAAATGTCCTGAAAAGAGAGGAGACATGGTGCTAGATTTCTCAGTGAAATTTCCGGACAAGTTGGGACCGAGTGCCCGGGAATCTCTGGTTCAGATCCTACCACCTTGA
- the LOC113067682 gene encoding PDZ domain-containing protein GIPC1-like: MPLGLGRRKKASPLVENEEAEPIRAGLNVPGLDGLTGGRVGLGQGATHEGLPPPPPSLRPRLIFHTQLAHGSPTGRIEGFSNVRELYAKIGDAFGIPPTEVMFCTLNTHKVDMDKILGGQIGLEDFIFAHVKGQKKEVEVFKGEDALGLTITDNGAGYAFIKRIREGSIIHQIQVVNVGDMIESINGQTLIGCRHYEVAKMLKELPKGKTFFLKLVEPLKAFDMISQRSGSRLGSAQLGTGRGTLRLRSKGPATVEELPSAFEEKAIEKVDDLLESYMGIRDSELAATMVELGKDKKNPDEFAEALDETLGDFAFPDEFVFDVWGAIGDAKVGRV, from the exons ATGCCACTTGGATTGGGGCGCAGGAAGAAGGCGTCTCCACTGGTGGAGAACGAGGAGGCCGAGCCCATCCGTGCTGGACTGAACGTCCCAGGGTTGGATGGCCTGACTGGTGGCAGGGTCGGCCTGGGTCAAGGAGCTACCCACGAGGGCCTTCCACCTCCTCCCCCCAGCCTGCGACCTCGCCTGATCTTCCACACCCAGCTGGCTCACGGCAGCCCCACGGGTCGCATCGAGGGCTTCAGCAACGTGCGTGAGCTCTACGCCAAGATAGGAGATGCCTTTGGGATCCCTCCGACTGAG GTGATGTTTTGCACGCTGAATACTCACAAAGTGGATATGGATAAAATTTTGGGAGGCCAGATCGGACTAGAGGACTTTATATTCGCTCACGTGAAAGGCCAGAAAAAAGAGGTGGAGGTCTTTAAAGGAGAGGATGCACTGGGGCTCACCATCACTGATAACGGAGCTGGCTATGCTTTCATTAAG AGAATAAGAGAAGGCAGTATTATTCATCAGATCCAGGTCGTCAACGTGGGCGACATGATCGAGTCCATCAACGGGCAGACACTCATTGGCTGCCGCCATTATGAGGTTGCCAAGATGCTGAAGGAACTGCCTAAAGGGAAAACATTTTTCCTGAAGCTGGTGGAACCTTTGAAGGCATTTG acatgatCAGTCAGCGGTCGGGAAGCAGGTTGGGTTCTGCACAGTTAGGAACGGGCAGAGGAACTCTACGTCTGAGGTCTAAAGGACCAGCCACCGTAGAGGAACTG CCGTCAGCATTTGAAGAAAAAGCTATCGAGAAAGTGGATGATCTGTTGGAAAGCTACATGGGCATTAGAGACAGTGAACTTG CTGCCACGATGGTGGAGCTCGGCAAGGACAAAAAGAACCCGGACGAATTTGCCGAAGCTTTGGACGAGACTCTGGGTGATTTCGCTTTTCCAGATGAGTTTGTGTTTGATGTGTGGGGTGCCATAGGCGATGCAAAGGTCGGTCGCGTGTAA